Proteins from a genomic interval of Pecten maximus chromosome 13, xPecMax1.1, whole genome shotgun sequence:
- the LOC117341456 gene encoding protein PXR1-like isoform X3, which translates to MDGCLDSDEPSDSPTTSMETSSDSSMPLAPSSGSMQSVDLDEACSSVMNGSQLKKKPDEKKISSRERSRTWRQRQKLDPPFQKKERKRSKDRHQKSQKSQLKKKPDGKKISSRERSRTWRQRQKLDPPFQKKERKRSKDRHQKSQKSKPKRKPDERKIPSCERSRTWRQRQNLDPPFQEKERKRSRERRQNCRQFGINYACFVQ; encoded by the exons ATGGATGGATGTTTGGATTCCGATGAGCCTTCTGATAGTCCAACGACTAGTATGGAGACCTCCAGTGATTCGTCAATGCCCTTGGCGCCATCTAGTGGCAGTATGCAGTCAGTAGATCTTGATGAAGCATGTTCATCCGTCATGAACGG gtcACAACTGAAGAAAAAACCTGACGAGAAAAAAATTTCGTCACGCGAGCGAAGCAGGACTTGGCGACAGAGACAAAAGCTGGATCCACCGTTTCAGAAGAAGGAACGAAAAAGATCTAAGGATAGACATCAGAAATCACAAAA gtcACAACTGAAGAAAAAACCTGACGGGAAAAAAATTTCGTCACGCGAGCGAAGCAGGACTTGGCGACAGAGACAAAAGCTGGATCCACCGTTTCAGAAGAAGGAACGAAAAAGATCTAAGGATAGACATCAGAAATCACAAAA gtcAAAACCGAAGAGAAAACCCGACGAGAGAAAAATTCCGTCATGCGAGCGAAGCAGGACTTGGCGACAAAGACAGAATCTGGATCCACCGTTTCAGGAGAAGGAACGAAAAAGATCTAGGGAGAGACGTCAGAACTGTCGCCAATTTGGGATTAACTATGcttgttttgttcagtag